A single genomic interval of Desulfonatronum thiosulfatophilum harbors:
- the prsR gene encoding PEP-CTERM-box response regulator transcription factor: MNKLLVVDDNEDIRKQLKWALGRDYSLTLAVDANHALDLFRKHKPHVVTLDLGLPPHEDSSEEGFRCLSEILKQANTTKVIVITGNDGHENALKAVQMGAYDFYHKPIDLDELRIIIKRAFHLASLEEENRHLHSQSCHGLDDGHGIIGQCQKMQNVFASIRKVADSEASVLITGESGTGKELVARAVHAKSSRRKNAFVAINCGAIPENLLESELFGHEKGAYTGASSRTQGKFEFAHQGTLFLDEIGELPLALQVKLLRFLQEKVIQRVGGRQDIQVDARIVSATNIDIAQAMADGSFREDLFYRIGVVTIELPPLRERGEDILLLSNLFLQRNCRELNRKSAGFSPESVACLQSYEWPGNVRELENKIQRAVIMTNTSFIEPEDLGFSEKSEKSTPRPQLSLGTTLRQGREMLERQMVQTALQDNTGNVAKAAESLGVSRPTLYDLLKKYNLSPAAIHQGADDDDSQKTKHKTRYEINTG, from the coding sequence ATGAACAAGCTGCTTGTCGTTGACGACAACGAAGACATTCGAAAACAGCTCAAGTGGGCCCTGGGGCGAGATTACAGCTTGACGCTGGCAGTTGACGCGAATCATGCCCTTGACCTCTTCCGAAAGCACAAGCCTCACGTGGTTACCCTGGACCTGGGGCTGCCTCCTCATGAAGACAGCTCTGAGGAAGGTTTCCGGTGTCTTTCGGAAATTCTTAAACAGGCCAATACCACAAAAGTCATAGTCATTACAGGAAACGACGGACACGAGAACGCTCTCAAGGCCGTGCAAATGGGAGCATACGACTTCTATCACAAGCCCATTGATCTGGACGAACTGCGAATCATCATTAAGCGGGCCTTTCACCTTGCCTCCCTGGAAGAAGAAAACCGCCACCTGCACAGCCAATCATGCCATGGTCTGGATGATGGTCATGGGATCATCGGCCAGTGCCAAAAAATGCAGAACGTCTTTGCCTCCATCCGCAAGGTTGCTGATTCCGAAGCCTCCGTCCTGATTACCGGGGAGTCAGGAACAGGCAAGGAGCTTGTGGCTAGAGCCGTTCATGCCAAGAGTTCGCGTCGCAAAAATGCTTTTGTGGCCATCAACTGCGGCGCCATTCCGGAAAATCTTTTGGAATCCGAACTATTTGGACATGAAAAAGGAGCCTACACCGGAGCCAGTTCTCGAACTCAAGGCAAATTTGAGTTTGCCCACCAGGGAACCCTGTTTCTCGACGAGATCGGCGAGCTTCCTCTCGCCTTGCAGGTCAAACTGCTCCGTTTTCTTCAGGAAAAAGTGATTCAGCGGGTTGGTGGACGCCAGGACATCCAGGTGGACGCACGCATCGTTTCCGCCACGAATATCGACATCGCCCAAGCCATGGCCGACGGGTCATTCCGGGAGGACCTGTTTTACCGGATTGGTGTCGTGACTATAGAGTTGCCGCCGTTGCGGGAGCGCGGCGAAGACATTCTTCTTTTATCGAATCTGTTTTTGCAGCGAAATTGTCGGGAATTGAATCGGAAAAGCGCCGGCTTCAGTCCCGAATCCGTAGCCTGCCTGCAATCCTATGAATGGCCGGGTAATGTGCGGGAATTGGAGAACAAGATTCAACGTGCCGTGATCATGACCAATACATCTTTCATTGAACCAGAAGATCTTGGATTTTCGGAAAAGTCGGAAAAGTCGACACCTCGTCCTCAACTGTCTTTGGGAACCACATTGCGACAGGGTCGGGAGATGCTGGAACGGCAAATGGTTCAAACCGCTCTTCAGGATAATACGGGGAATGTCGCCAAGGCTGCGGAATCGCTGGGAGTTTCAAGGCCGACGTTGTATGATCTCTTAAAAAAATACAATCT
- a CDS encoding EAL domain-containing protein: MVYSNLDELQVNSRAHWLGAMKREAFCISITNPESNGHACFQSMHKELLEHGLRKGQVEFFDPQKYMKYGKLVLPVFLEKLEQKVETGIQQGFRAVDISFDMVSLHLVLQELRDLLQIITNGFLERHPSAILFQFPQDGLPSETFNTLLEFSPFIVLGGRIRRNTHPLPLENYPAKPGNQAREVLHVIEQWNQVMDQNAALFTLLDKHGPALCLVDHQDEIIHWNQAFAVLTGLGQDGIRAPVPFASVIESPTECDDLPSDSELQRRTFSGKIRTRDDKEGPVTLYIHHMPETAGRNFWNRLVVVRGHDSPTLDQDGEDQSELQYRRLFEMSRRGLVRVSAGGVILHVNQTFADMLGYKNQEGLRGQDMNWWKRSCVSANQCRAMFQKFQEHGSVSKYEMEMLAADGQSRLLQFDGFSAGKRDDPGCSFIAVVEDVTEQKSSDQKLLHQAFHDHLTGLPNKALLMDRIDMALQQAKRKKDSLFALAFLDIDNFKTVNDRYGHLLADQLLVKISQVIANSVRNVDTVSRFGGDEFVALLDGIEDESEAMSILNRIREGLSIPFPVNGQRGIVCTVSIGLVLSMGYTSATEMLRDADMAMYKAKTQNKGGIHLLRPTSGRLAHRRDTLMNDISRALDHGEFWLHYQPIYQINGNRIIGFEALIRWKHPKLGLLLPDEFLPLAEKNGQIIPLTHWVLGDACSQMRTWQLNYTSEPPLTISVNLFLDQFSTPGLVESVQSVLEATGLDERSLKLEFSGKALAITENIGELLIRLKELDVQLSIDDFGLGCSALLHLQRYPFVPIDNLKIDRSVIGRLTDSNDYLEMVWTTIMLAHSLGIEVVAEGVETRQQLSLLQEMNCDYAQGYLFSKPLESRLAGKLLHKNLQNPHYAFPRAKNLAPERKTLEPGMYRNIPDEQHFLI; this comes from the coding sequence ATGGTTTATTCAAACCTGGATGAATTACAGGTCAATAGTCGGGCGCATTGGCTTGGCGCAATGAAAAGGGAAGCGTTTTGCATCAGCATCACGAATCCCGAATCCAATGGCCACGCTTGTTTTCAATCGATGCACAAGGAACTGCTGGAACATGGACTGCGCAAAGGTCAAGTCGAGTTCTTCGATCCGCAAAAGTACATGAAGTACGGCAAACTGGTATTGCCCGTGTTCTTGGAAAAGCTTGAACAGAAGGTCGAGACAGGCATTCAGCAAGGTTTTCGAGCGGTAGACATTAGTTTTGACATGGTCAGTCTGCATTTGGTCCTGCAAGAATTGCGGGATTTATTGCAAATCATCACCAATGGGTTTCTGGAACGCCACCCCAGCGCGATCTTGTTTCAGTTTCCACAAGATGGCCTACCTTCCGAAACATTCAATACTCTCCTCGAGTTCAGCCCGTTCATTGTTCTTGGGGGACGCATCCGGCGCAACACTCACCCGCTTCCTCTGGAGAATTATCCGGCAAAACCAGGGAATCAGGCTCGGGAAGTGTTGCATGTCATTGAACAGTGGAATCAGGTAATGGATCAGAATGCCGCGCTCTTCACTCTGCTGGACAAGCATGGCCCGGCACTGTGCCTTGTCGATCATCAGGATGAAATAATTCACTGGAACCAGGCATTTGCCGTGCTGACGGGGCTTGGCCAGGACGGCATCCGTGCACCGGTTCCCTTCGCTTCCGTGATCGAATCTCCAACGGAGTGCGATGATCTCCCCTCCGACTCGGAACTGCAACGCCGCACCTTTTCCGGAAAAATCAGAACTCGCGACGACAAGGAAGGCCCGGTAACGCTGTACATTCATCACATGCCCGAAACGGCTGGAAGAAATTTCTGGAACAGGCTTGTGGTCGTTCGTGGACATGATTCTCCAACATTGGATCAGGACGGAGAGGATCAATCCGAGTTGCAGTACAGGCGCTTATTCGAGATGTCGCGGCGCGGTCTGGTCAGAGTGTCGGCCGGCGGAGTCATCCTCCATGTCAACCAGACTTTTGCGGATATGCTGGGATATAAAAACCAGGAGGGGTTGCGGGGACAGGACATGAACTGGTGGAAGAGGAGTTGCGTCTCGGCCAATCAGTGCCGTGCAATGTTCCAGAAATTCCAAGAACATGGGTCGGTTTCCAAATATGAGATGGAAATGCTTGCCGCGGATGGACAATCTCGCTTGTTGCAGTTTGACGGCTTCTCCGCGGGCAAGCGGGATGATCCGGGTTGCTCCTTCATTGCCGTTGTCGAAGATGTCACGGAGCAGAAAAGTTCAGATCAGAAACTGCTGCATCAGGCCTTTCACGACCATCTCACGGGCCTGCCCAACAAGGCTCTGCTCATGGACAGGATCGACATGGCCCTGCAGCAGGCCAAACGCAAAAAAGACAGCCTGTTCGCCCTGGCCTTTCTGGACATCGATAATTTCAAGACCGTGAACGACAGGTATGGCCATCTTCTGGCCGACCAACTGCTGGTCAAAATATCACAAGTTATCGCGAATTCCGTGCGCAACGTGGACACGGTCTCCCGATTCGGCGGTGATGAGTTTGTCGCCCTGCTGGATGGCATAGAGGATGAAAGCGAGGCCATGAGCATTCTGAACCGAATTCGCGAGGGCCTGTCCATTCCTTTCCCGGTCAACGGACAGCGGGGGATCGTCTGCACCGTGAGCATTGGCTTGGTTCTATCCATGGGATACACCTCGGCCACGGAGATGTTGCGGGATGCCGACATGGCCATGTACAAAGCCAAAACGCAGAATAAGGGCGGGATCCATCTTCTGAGGCCCACTTCCGGACGATTGGCTCACCGACGCGACACGCTCATGAATGATATCTCCAGAGCCTTGGATCATGGTGAATTCTGGCTCCATTACCAGCCGATCTATCAAATCAACGGCAACAGAATAATCGGATTTGAGGCCTTGATTCGCTGGAAACACCCCAAGCTCGGCTTGCTGCTTCCGGACGAGTTTCTCCCTTTGGCCGAGAAAAACGGCCAAATCATCCCATTGACCCATTGGGTGCTCGGCGATGCGTGCTCACAGATGCGCACCTGGCAGCTGAACTACACCTCCGAGCCGCCGCTGACCATCAGCGTCAACCTTTTTCTGGATCAATTCTCAACCCCCGGTCTCGTGGAAAGCGTTCAGTCCGTGCTCGAGGCCACGGGGTTGGATGAACGAAGCCTGAAGCTCGAATTCTCGGGCAAGGCATTGGCGATTACGGAAAATATCGGCGAGTTGCTCATCAGGCTGAAGGAGTTGGACGTTCAGCTCTCCATCGATGACTTTGGCCTCGGCTGCTCAGCCTTGCTGCATCTTCAACGATATCCTTTCGTGCCCATCGACAATCTCAAGATCGACCGCTCGGTGATAGGCAGGTTGACCGATAGCAATGATTATCTTGAAATGGTCTGGACCACGATCATGCTCGCCCATAGTCTCGGGATAGAAGTTGTTGCCGAAGGCGTGGAGACACGTCAGCAGTTGTCTCTGCTGCAGGAAATGAACTGCGATTACGCCCAGGGGTATCTGTTCTCCAAGCCCCTGGAGAGCAGGCTAGCGGGGAAGCTGCTGCACAAAAATCTCCAGAATCCACACTACGCGTTTCCACGGGCGAAAAACCTCGCACCGGAGCGTAAAACACTTGAACCGGGGATGTATCGGAATATACCAGATGAACAACATTTCCTCATATGA
- a CDS encoding SDR family oxidoreductase — MSSYDRIQNELRHNPKTWLVTGVAGFIGSNLLETLLRLDQQVVGLDNFSTGYQKNLDEVRDTVSPEQWKKFRFMEADIRDAGACGHAVSNVNYVLHQAALGSVPRSLEDPIEANENNITGFLNMITAARDAGAERFVYAASSSTYGDHPGLPKREDAIGKPLSPYAVTKYVNELYAEVYSSCYGFHSIGLRYFNIFGPRQDPDGAYAAVIPKWFAALLQSQEPFINGDGETSRDFCYVDNAVQANILAACSSQEEALNQVYNVAFGQRTTLNELFGFIRDLVAAHHPAAAEIKPQYRDFRAGDVRHSLADIAKAARLLGFHPKYSVHDGLNMAAQWYVRSMGAGQS, encoded by the coding sequence ATTTCCTCATATGACCGTATCCAGAATGAACTGCGACACAACCCGAAAACCTGGCTCGTCACCGGTGTAGCCGGCTTCATCGGCTCCAACCTGCTGGAAACCCTGCTCCGATTGGACCAACAGGTGGTCGGCCTGGACAATTTCTCCACCGGCTACCAGAAGAATCTGGATGAAGTTCGAGACACCGTCTCTCCCGAGCAATGGAAAAAATTCCGGTTCATGGAGGCGGACATCCGTGATGCCGGAGCCTGCGGCCATGCTGTCTCCAATGTGAACTACGTGCTGCATCAGGCGGCTCTCGGGAGTGTTCCGCGATCCTTAGAAGATCCCATTGAAGCCAATGAAAACAACATCACCGGTTTCCTGAACATGATCACAGCCGCGCGGGATGCCGGAGCAGAGCGCTTCGTCTATGCCGCTTCCAGTTCAACATACGGTGATCATCCGGGTCTGCCCAAGCGTGAGGACGCTATCGGAAAACCGCTTTCTCCCTATGCCGTGACGAAATACGTGAACGAGTTGTATGCCGAGGTTTACTCGAGCTGTTACGGCTTCCACAGCATCGGCCTTCGCTACTTCAACATCTTTGGCCCGCGACAGGACCCCGATGGAGCCTATGCCGCGGTAATTCCCAAATGGTTCGCGGCATTGCTGCAAAGTCAGGAGCCGTTCATTAACGGAGACGGAGAGACCAGCCGGGATTTTTGCTATGTGGACAACGCCGTGCAAGCCAATATTCTGGCCGCCTGTTCCAGCCAAGAGGAAGCCCTGAACCAGGTCTACAACGTGGCTTTCGGCCAACGCACGACTCTGAATGAGCTGTTCGGGTTCATCCGCGATCTGGTTGCGGCGCACCACCCTGCCGCCGCTGAAATCAAACCCCAATACCGGGACTTCCGAGCCGGCGACGTGCGCCATTCCCTCGCGGACATCGCCAAGGCCGCCCGCTTGCTGGGCTTTCATCCGAAATACTCGGTCCATGACGGCCTGAATATGGCCGCCCAATGGTATGTCCGCTCGATGGGCGCTGGTCAATCGTAA
- a CDS encoding N-acyl amino acid synthase FeeM domain-containing protein — protein MEQGYNSNLHHQERRRTIRIRRSALLRANLDDINRPSIKIAETKQELEQAYALVYKEYLEQGYIKPHPSKLAYNIYNFLPSTCVYIFKSYLTVISTLTQIADSSEFGLPMDALYRKEVDRLRNQGRFVTELSALATPKEMRWCNLMIYLAKTMFEYSKLTMVNDICIMVNPKHVRFYKAILLFEDFGKEKFYPAVNAPAIALRINFDKIDKRLNQVYKDYDFESNLYNFFCKMNNTTQTLYVDRIFANRCSPMNEETFLYFVNLKPRIFDKLPPKQIEYFHKLYPSLKLNKPIIK, from the coding sequence ATGGAGCAGGGATACAATTCGAATTTGCATCATCAAGAGCGCCGACGAACAATACGGATCCGGCGTTCAGCCCTGCTCAGAGCGAACCTGGACGACATCAATCGTCCCAGCATCAAGATCGCGGAAACCAAGCAAGAACTGGAACAGGCGTATGCTCTGGTCTATAAGGAATATCTCGAACAAGGATACATCAAACCTCATCCTTCAAAACTCGCCTACAATATCTACAATTTCTTGCCATCCACTTGCGTATACATCTTTAAAAGCTATTTGACGGTTATTTCCACCCTGACTCAGATTGCGGACAGCTCGGAATTCGGGCTTCCCATGGACGCTCTGTACCGGAAAGAAGTCGATCGGTTGCGCAACCAGGGCAGGTTCGTAACCGAACTGTCGGCTTTGGCGACCCCAAAAGAGATGCGCTGGTGCAACTTGATGATCTACCTAGCCAAAACCATGTTCGAATATTCCAAGCTGACCATGGTCAATGACATATGCATCATGGTCAACCCCAAGCATGTGCGCTTTTACAAAGCCATCCTCCTTTTTGAAGATTTTGGGAAAGAGAAATTTTATCCCGCGGTTAATGCTCCGGCGATTGCACTGCGCATAAACTTCGACAAGATCGATAAACGGTTGAATCAGGTTTACAAGGATTATGATTTTGAAAGCAACCTGTACAATTTCTTTTGCAAAATGAACAATACCACGCAGACTCTTTACGTGGACAGAATTTTTGCCAACAGGTGTTCACCCATGAATGAAGAAACATTCCTGTATTTCGTAAACCTAAAACCAAGGATCTTTGATAAACTGCCGCCGAAACAGATAGAATACTTTCACAAACTGTATCCGAGTCTGAAGTTGAACAAGCCAATCATAAAATAG
- a CDS encoding outer membrane lipoprotein-sorting protein gives MKKIITYLFVLMLMPFSTLATEHAPPSGRELAQRVHDRDVGQDSQSRVVMELISPGSQRRVREMTMLTKEDGPIRKSFIRFTAPADIRGTGFLSIEDGRGSTEQFIFLPALNRTRRIAASQKGRSFVNTDFTYEDMERRPVDESEHQLAGSEDLEGVAVWILESRPKPDSDSLYGLLRIWVAQELDVPLKIDYFDKQDQHIKQYRVLRLEDIQGIWTETEVVMEDLTSGHSTILATKEIEYNLGLADSLFTQQNLERW, from the coding sequence ATGAAGAAAATCATCACGTATCTCTTTGTATTGATGTTAATGCCTTTTTCAACTCTGGCGACCGAACATGCCCCCCCCTCCGGTCGGGAACTTGCTCAGCGGGTTCATGATCGGGATGTCGGGCAGGATTCGCAGAGTCGAGTGGTCATGGAACTTATCAGCCCTGGGAGTCAAAGACGGGTTCGCGAGATGACGATGCTGACCAAAGAGGACGGACCGATCCGGAAATCATTCATTCGCTTCACAGCGCCGGCGGACATCAGAGGAACCGGTTTTCTCTCCATCGAGGATGGCCGGGGCTCGACGGAACAATTCATTTTTTTGCCCGCCCTGAACCGCACACGGCGCATTGCCGCCTCCCAGAAGGGGCGCAGTTTCGTGAATACGGATTTCACCTATGAGGATATGGAACGCCGTCCTGTGGACGAGTCCGAACATCAACTCGCGGGCAGTGAAGATCTCGAAGGAGTAGCCGTCTGGATTCTGGAAAGCAGACCCAAGCCGGACAGCGATTCACTGTACGGGCTGCTCCGAATCTGGGTTGCCCAGGAATTGGATGTGCCCTTGAAAATCGACTATTTCGACAAGCAGGATCAGCATATCAAGCAATACCGCGTCTTGCGCCTGGAGGACATCCAGGGAATATGGACTGAAACCGAGGTCGTCATGGAAGATCTGACCTCCGGCCACAGCACCATCCTGGCAACCAAGGAGATCGAATACAATCTGGGTTTGGCGGACAGCCTGTTCACTCAGCAGAATCTTGAGAGATGGTAA
- a CDS encoding DUF1302 family protein has protein sequence MQIIRLALFILTLFLLQQGFPVHALAAEQADTEQKVAQAESPGVLMFSPPADQPREAGAAALPKTIDLSGIVELKTALDTRKTADFEHTRMLRNRIRLESRWTPDIYPAEAATPTNLFFLASVQSDYLWFGPDNKTDDYYLELFEGFMHWSRFPWEIRLGRQRVRWGKADGISPVDNLNPHDLREFLLPEIEERKLPNWMARIRHFSDWFTLEGVYIPFFEPPRLDYFGTDWAMFGHLKQILRQSPLPPELQAQVDHLSVTENKPPRRLTTGDWGIRTARTFDGWDVAASYLYAWEKMPHVLNNPLTHLASDTFSPHPPTLPPTRAGSGIDGIDVEYRRSSIFGLEMETTANGFGLRGEGAYFDRRSFLTRDLVSMDKAVLHYVLGVDYLGEQDWYVNLQFGHHVVFGYDPEILYWNRHDYSVNGEISKEFWRGNIEAVFRYYYNIRDKSVMLNPHLVLRYFQNWELTLGLDFFEGGSDTFLGQYRNNDQIYCIIRYYF, from the coding sequence ATGCAGATTATCCGCCTCGCCTTGTTCATCCTCACGCTGTTTTTATTGCAGCAGGGATTTCCTGTCCATGCTTTGGCAGCGGAGCAGGCCGACACTGAGCAGAAGGTTGCCCAGGCTGAAAGTCCCGGGGTGCTGATGTTCTCCCCCCCCGCCGATCAGCCCCGTGAGGCAGGTGCCGCCGCATTGCCGAAAACCATCGACCTGAGTGGAATCGTGGAACTGAAGACGGCTCTGGATACTCGAAAAACCGCTGATTTCGAACATACCCGGATGCTGCGCAACAGGATCCGCCTGGAGAGCAGGTGGACGCCGGATATCTACCCGGCTGAAGCAGCAACTCCCACGAATCTGTTTTTTCTGGCATCGGTCCAATCCGACTATCTCTGGTTCGGACCGGATAACAAGACGGATGATTATTATCTGGAACTTTTCGAGGGCTTCATGCACTGGTCCAGATTCCCGTGGGAGATCCGGCTGGGAAGACAGCGGGTGCGCTGGGGCAAGGCTGACGGAATCAGCCCGGTGGACAACCTCAATCCGCATGATCTGCGGGAATTCCTTCTCCCCGAGATCGAGGAGCGCAAGCTGCCCAACTGGATGGCCAGAATCCGCCATTTCTCCGATTGGTTCACCCTGGAAGGCGTCTACATCCCTTTTTTCGAACCACCCAGGCTGGACTACTTTGGAACGGACTGGGCCATGTTCGGACATCTCAAGCAAATTCTCCGGCAATCACCCCTGCCGCCGGAACTGCAAGCCCAGGTTGATCATCTTTCGGTCACCGAAAACAAGCCACCTCGCCGACTGACCACCGGAGACTGGGGCATTCGAACAGCCAGGACGTTCGATGGTTGGGACGTTGCGGCAAGCTACCTGTATGCCTGGGAAAAAATGCCGCATGTTCTCAATAATCCGCTGACGCATCTCGCCTCCGATACGTTCTCCCCTCATCCGCCGACGTTGCCGCCAACGCGGGCAGGCTCCGGGATCGACGGGATCGACGTGGAATATCGGCGATCCAGCATATTCGGACTGGAGATGGAAACCACCGCCAACGGGTTCGGATTGCGCGGAGAAGGGGCCTATTTTGATCGCCGCTCATTCCTGACGCGGGACCTTGTTTCCATGGACAAGGCGGTTTTGCATTACGTCCTTGGGGTGGATTACCTCGGAGAGCAGGACTGGTATGTCAATCTGCAGTTCGGACATCATGTGGTTTTCGGATATGATCCAGAAATCCTGTATTGGAATCGACACGACTACTCCGTGAACGGAGAAATCAGCAAGGAATTCTGGCGGGGCAACATCGAGGCCGTGTTCCGTTATTACTATAATATCCGGGATAAAAGCGTCATGCTGAATCCCCACCTTGTGCTGCGGTACTTCCAGAATTGGGAGCTGACCCTGGGACTGGATTTTTTTGAAGGTGGATCGGATACCTTTCTGGGGCAATATCGCAACAATGACCAGATCTATTGCATAATCAGGTACTATTTCTAG
- a CDS encoding efflux RND transporter permease subunit, with protein MKSISGFVVRHPLASLVASVMVGLFFFLQIPKLTTIDNVDYFVVDDDPDFAYYEEIRSIFGEDEFFVIAFRQPDVFTERNLHLLRDLTRELESHPGSRNVKSLANVDYVDGAQEFFDVRPFLETIPDTREGLERLREQAMSTPLYLDNLISRDAETLAIIVYPHDHPDDHEFRRRFLDDVANMLARHEAEGTRFHLAGNTVSNVFLSRYVQQDLATFIPLTITLVALVILAVFKNLRLTLLAMVNIMFCLGATVGFMALTGTAMHNVTSVVPSLVMALALADTVHIFSYLDKDYLGAEQNKHAALRRVLDKVILPCFLTSLTTAVGFFSLSVSTLLPIREFAYVASMGMLLEFFFSFFLLPPLILFCNPSKIYRSRRTEHGLSGILFATSRFVRKQHVRICFVVLLIVIGSGWFAGKIQMETNLLEYFKKESPLRQDLDFVQQHLSGVATMDISLRANSDFAFSEPENLLLLDAIQSFMHGLPGVDTSLSFADYIKDMNKSFHDEDPQFYVVPEERDLIAQYLLLYDSRDIDDYINRSLDHARIVLRLSETSSARQAELIEATQIFLAELEADGIAIRITGNVVQQVNVIQALLDSLMASLALAVGVIALIMFLVLRSIKMGLLSFVPNIFPLLVNFGIMGLLGIPLDTSTALIAVVALGIAVDDTIHFLMEYDTHRKTGLPIAASLEQAVMNKGLAIVTTSVILSIGFGVLVFSNFVPTIYFGLLSALVMVTALIGDLILLPAIILLKKDRPAT; from the coding sequence ATGAAATCGATCAGCGGGTTTGTCGTGCGGCACCCTCTGGCATCCCTTGTGGCGAGCGTCATGGTGGGGCTGTTTTTCTTCCTGCAGATACCTAAGCTGACCACCATCGACAATGTGGATTATTTTGTTGTCGATGACGACCCTGACTTTGCCTACTACGAGGAAATCCGTTCGATTTTCGGAGAGGATGAGTTCTTTGTCATTGCCTTTCGACAACCCGACGTCTTCACCGAGCGGAACCTGCATCTGCTGCGGGATCTGACCCGGGAGTTGGAAAGCCATCCCGGCTCCAGAAACGTCAAGAGCCTGGCCAATGTGGACTATGTGGACGGGGCTCAGGAATTTTTTGATGTGCGGCCGTTTCTGGAAACCATTCCGGATACCAGGGAGGGGTTGGAGCGTCTCAGGGAACAGGCGATGTCCACGCCGCTGTACCTGGACAACCTGATCTCCAGAGACGCCGAAACCCTCGCGATCATCGTCTATCCCCATGACCATCCGGACGACCATGAATTTCGAAGGCGATTCCTGGATGACGTCGCCAACATGCTGGCAAGACATGAAGCCGAAGGAACGCGCTTTCACCTTGCCGGAAACACGGTCAGCAACGTCTTCCTGAGCCGGTATGTGCAGCAGGACCTGGCAACGTTCATTCCTCTGACCATCACCCTCGTGGCATTGGTCATCCTGGCTGTTTTCAAAAATCTTCGGCTGACGCTGCTGGCCATGGTCAACATCATGTTCTGCCTGGGAGCCACAGTGGGCTTCATGGCTCTCACCGGCACGGCCATGCACAATGTCACTTCCGTGGTGCCGTCATTGGTCATGGCTCTGGCCCTGGCCGACACGGTCCATATCTTCTCCTATCTCGACAAGGATTATTTGGGAGCTGAACAGAATAAGCACGCAGCCCTGAGGCGGGTGCTGGACAAGGTGATCCTGCCCTGCTTCTTGACTTCTCTGACCACGGCAGTGGGTTTTTTCTCGCTGTCCGTGAGCACCCTGCTTCCGATCCGCGAGTTTGCCTATGTGGCTTCCATGGGGATGCTTCTTGAATTCTTTTTCTCCTTTTTCCTGCTTCCTCCGCTGATTTTGTTCTGCAATCCATCAAAGATCTACAGGAGCAGGCGCACGGAACACGGCCTCTCCGGAATCTTGTTCGCCACAAGCCGCTTCGTGCGCAAACAGCATGTCCGGATCTGTTTCGTGGTTCTGCTGATAGTCATTGGCTCCGGTTGGTTTGCGGGCAAAATTCAGATGGAGACGAATCTTCTGGAGTATTTCAAGAAGGAAAGCCCGTTGCGCCAGGATCTGGATTTTGTGCAGCAACACCTGAGCGGCGTGGCGACCATGGATATCTCGTTGCGCGCCAATTCGGATTTCGCGTTCAGCGAGCCGGAGAACCTGCTGCTTCTGGACGCCATCCAGTCGTTCATGCACGGCCTGCCCGGCGTGGACACATCGCTTTCCTTCGCCGACTACATCAAGGACATGAACAAATCCTTTCATGATGAGGACCCGCAATTTTATGTCGTGCCCGAAGAAAGGGACCTGATCGCCCAGTACCTGCTGTTGTATGATTCGCGAGACATCGACGACTACATCAACAGGTCTCTTGATCATGCCCGGATCGTGCTGCGACTGTCCGAAACCAGTTCGGCCAGGCAGGCGGAGTTGATTGAGGCGACGCAAATATTCCTGGCTGAACTGGAAGCCGACGGCATTGCCATCCGGATTACCGGAAACGTGGTGCAGCAGGTCAACGTGATCCAGGCCTTGCTGGACAGCCTGATGGCCAGCCTGGCCTTGGCTGTGGGCGTCATCGCCCTGATCATGTTCCTGGTGCTGCGTTCAATAAAGATGGGATTGTTGAGTTTCGTGCCCAACATTTTTCCCCTGCTGGTCAATTTCGGCATCATGGGATTGTTGGGCATACCGTTGGATACATCCACGGCATTGATCGCAGTGGTTGCCCTGGGTATTGCCGTGGACGACACGATTCACTTTCTGATGGAGTACGACACGCACCGCAAGACAGGTCTGCCCATTGCGGCATCCCTGGAACAGGCCGTGATGAACAAGGGGCTGGCTATTGTTACGACATCCGTCATCCTGAGCATCGGATTCGGCGTGTTGGTCTTCAGCAATTTTGTGCCGACAATCTACTTCGGCCTGCTCAGCGCACTGGTGATGGTCACCGCACTGATCGGAGACCTGATTCTTCTTCCGGCCATCATTCTGCTGAAAAAAGATCGCCCCGCGACATAG